The following coding sequences are from one Cyanobacterium sp. T60_A2020_053 window:
- a CDS encoding FtsW/RodA/SpoVE family cell cycle protein, protein MKIPFYHLIPFYEPLTNQWNFEARLIRWLTFVWLFVGLIALFSASYAEGLKISGNGWYHFTRQIIWITVALLFSKIIYRTPIKKILLFSPFLYYFVLALVMLTILGLGEEVNGAERWLRLGTVTIQPSEFMKPLIVLQGAYIFGTWQRQSNGSRIIWLGTFAMTLVIILAQPNLSTTALCGMMFWFIALGAGLPFWQLGSVAVGGIAMAVFSISINSYQLRRITSFRDPWSDMRGDGYQLSQSLLAIGSGQGWGAGFGMSQQKLFYLPIQYTDFIFSVFAEEFGFVGGVILIMMLMIYATISLVISIKSVHPVNRLVALGVMVILVGQALLNIGVATGALPTTGVPFPMFSYGGSSVTSSVILTALLIRVAIEIEPDSDSDDDLVYRPINN, encoded by the coding sequence ATGAAAATTCCGTTTTATCACCTTATCCCTTTTTATGAGCCGTTAACAAACCAATGGAACTTTGAGGCGCGATTAATACGCTGGTTAACTTTTGTTTGGTTATTTGTGGGTTTAATTGCTCTTTTTTCCGCTTCTTATGCCGAAGGTTTAAAAATAAGTGGTAACGGTTGGTATCATTTTACCCGTCAAATCATCTGGATTACGGTGGCTTTACTTTTTTCTAAAATCATTTATCGTACACCCATCAAAAAAATTCTTTTGTTTTCTCCTTTCCTTTACTATTTTGTTTTAGCTTTAGTCATGTTGACGATTCTGGGCTTGGGGGAAGAGGTAAACGGTGCGGAAAGATGGTTAAGATTAGGTACTGTTACCATCCAACCTTCTGAATTTATGAAACCTTTAATTGTTTTACAGGGGGCATATATTTTTGGCACTTGGCAACGTCAATCCAATGGAAGTCGCATCATTTGGCTAGGTACATTTGCGATGACTTTGGTAATTATTTTGGCACAACCAAATCTTAGTACCACCGCTTTGTGTGGCATGATGTTTTGGTTTATTGCCTTGGGTGCTGGTTTACCTTTTTGGCAATTAGGAAGCGTCGCCGTGGGAGGTATTGCCATGGCGGTTTTTAGTATTAGTATTAATAGTTATCAGTTGAGGCGTATTACTTCTTTTCGTGATCCTTGGAGTGATATGCGAGGAGACGGTTATCAGTTGAGTCAAAGTTTATTGGCGATCGGTTCTGGTCAGGGCTGGGGCGCTGGTTTTGGCATGTCTCAACAAAAGTTATTTTATCTTCCTATTCAATATACTGATTTCATTTTCTCGGTATTTGCGGAAGAGTTTGGTTTTGTGGGAGGAGTAATTTTAATAATGATGTTGATGATTTATGCTACTATTTCCCTTGTCATTTCTATCAAATCGGTACATCCTGTTAATCGTTTGGTGGCTTTGGGGGTAATGGTGATTTTAGTGGGTCAAGCCTTACTTAATATTGGGGTGGCGACGGGCGCCCTCCCCACTACCGGTGTACCTTTTCCTATGTTTAGTTATGGTGGTAGTTCTGTTACCAGTAGTGTTATTTTAACCGCTTTATTAATTCGAGTTGCCATTGAAATTGAGCCTGATTCTGATTCAGATGATGATTTGGTTTATCGCCCCATCAATAATTGA
- a CDS encoding Gfo/Idh/MocA family oxidoreductase, with protein sequence MKYQRLENVPIPRQNSNPIRIGVIGVGNMGQHHTRVLSLLKGVELVGIADVNIERGLDIASKYRARFFDNYLEMLPHVDAVCIAAPTRLHHQVGLDCFKAGVHVLIEKPIAASIEEAESLVNAAAEAHCILQVGHIERFNPAFQELSNILKTENLLALEAHRMSPYSDRANDVSVVLDLMIHDLDLFLELVKAPVTKLSATGSRAPESKYLDYVTATLNFANGIVATVTASKVTHRKIRRITAHCKNSLTEADFLNNEILIHRQTTANYTTDYGQILYRQDGLIEKVYTSNIEPLHAELEHFASCVRGGDQPSVGGEQALRALRLASYIEQLALDGKVWQDLTVNANNQEGVIV encoded by the coding sequence ATGAAATACCAAAGACTAGAAAATGTACCCATTCCCCGACAAAATAGTAATCCCATTAGAATAGGGGTGATTGGGGTGGGAAATATGGGGCAACATCACACCAGAGTATTAAGTCTTCTCAAGGGTGTGGAATTAGTCGGTATTGCTGATGTAAATATTGAGCGCGGTTTAGATATTGCCAGTAAATACCGCGCTCGTTTTTTTGATAATTATTTAGAAATGTTACCCCATGTGGATGCAGTGTGCATCGCAGCGCCCACCAGACTACATCACCAAGTGGGTTTGGATTGTTTTAAAGCTGGAGTTCATGTTTTAATCGAAAAACCCATCGCCGCTAGTATAGAAGAAGCAGAATCTTTAGTTAATGCGGCAGCTGAAGCTCATTGTATCCTACAGGTAGGGCATATCGAAAGATTTAATCCCGCTTTTCAGGAATTGAGTAATATTTTAAAAACTGAGAATTTATTGGCACTGGAAGCGCATCGCATGAGTCCTTATTCTGATCGTGCCAATGATGTTTCGGTGGTGTTAGACTTAATGATTCATGATCTTGATTTATTTCTCGAATTAGTCAAAGCGCCCGTCACCAAACTCAGCGCCACGGGGAGTCGGGCGCCGGAATCAAAATATTTAGATTACGTCACCGCTACCCTCAATTTTGCCAATGGTATAGTTGCCACTGTCACGGCTAGTAAAGTAACCCATCGTAAAATTAGGCGTATTACAGCACACTGCAAAAATAGCTTAACCGAAGCAGATTTTTTAAATAACGAGATATTGATCCATCGTCAGACTACCGCTAACTATACCACCGATTACGGTCAAATTCTCTACCGTCAAGATGGTTTAATCGAAAAAGTTTATACCAGTAATATTGAACCTCTCCACGCTGAATTAGAACATTTTGCCAGTTGTGTGCGCGGTGGTGATCAACCCTCCGTAGGGGGTGAGCAGGCGCTGAGGGCGCTACGTTTAGCCAGTTATATTGAACAATTAGCCCTAGATGGTAAAGTATGGCAAGATTTAACAGTTAACGCCAATAATCAAGAAGGTGTTATCGTTTAA
- the crtH gene encoding carotene isomerase, giving the protein MSQYDVIVIGSGIGGLVTATQLASKGVKVLVLERYLIPGGSAGYFEREGYRFDVGASMIFGFGTEGTTNLLTRALDAVNMSIETIPDPVQIHYHLPDNLDLKVHRDYEKFLAELSSRFPDEEGGIRKFYDECWQVFNCLNSMELLSLEEVRYLTRVFFRHPLACLGLVKYLPVNVGDIARKYISNPELLKFIDMECYCWSVVPANKTPMINAGMVFSDRHYGGINYPQGGVGQIALKLVEGLEKFGGEIHYQARVTEILVEGGRAQGVRLADGKEYHAQRIVSNATRWDTFDRLVKQPKPKKERQWQKNYRQSPSFLSLHLGVESSVLPQGTECHHIILEEWKNLEAEQGTIFMSIPTLLDPSLAPSGYHIMHVFTPSYMDYWQDLSPQQYEYKKEEGAGRIIERLEKYFPGLDAGLDYMEIGTPRTHRRFLGRQNGTYGPIPSRKLRGLLAMPFNRTSIKNLYCVGDSTFPGQGLNAVAFSGFSCAHRIAVDLGY; this is encoded by the coding sequence ATGAGTCAGTACGATGTAATTGTTATTGGATCGGGAATTGGAGGGTTAGTCACCGCAACTCAACTAGCCTCAAAAGGTGTCAAGGTTTTGGTATTGGAGCGATATTTAATTCCCGGAGGTAGTGCTGGATATTTTGAAAGAGAAGGCTATCGCTTTGATGTGGGCGCTTCCATGATTTTTGGTTTCGGCACGGAAGGCACTACCAATCTACTCACTAGGGCGCTTGATGCTGTCAATATGTCTATTGAGACTATTCCTGATCCAGTACAAATACACTATCACTTACCTGATAACTTAGATTTGAAGGTGCATCGGGATTATGAAAAGTTTTTAGCAGAGTTATCCAGTCGTTTCCCTGATGAGGAAGGGGGAATTAGGAAGTTTTATGATGAGTGTTGGCAGGTGTTTAATTGTCTTAACTCCATGGAGTTGTTATCCTTGGAGGAAGTGCGCTATTTAACGAGGGTATTTTTTCGGCATCCTTTGGCTTGTTTGGGTTTAGTGAAATATTTACCAGTGAATGTGGGGGATATTGCCCGAAAATACATCAGTAATCCCGAATTGTTGAAGTTTATTGATATGGAGTGTTATTGTTGGTCGGTGGTACCTGCTAATAAAACACCGATGATTAATGCTGGGATGGTGTTTTCTGATCGTCATTACGGTGGCATTAATTATCCTCAAGGGGGTGTGGGGCAAATTGCGCTTAAATTGGTGGAAGGTTTAGAAAAGTTTGGCGGTGAAATCCATTATCAAGCAAGAGTTACCGAGATTTTAGTAGAAGGGGGAAGGGCGCAGGGAGTGCGCTTGGCAGATGGTAAGGAGTATCACGCCCAAAGAATTGTTTCTAATGCTACTCGCTGGGATACTTTTGATCGCCTTGTCAAACAACCTAAACCGAAAAAAGAGCGTCAATGGCAAAAAAATTATCGTCAATCGCCTAGTTTTCTCAGTCTCCATTTAGGGGTGGAAAGTAGTGTATTACCCCAAGGCACGGAATGTCATCACATTATCCTTGAGGAGTGGAAAAATTTGGAAGCGGAGCAAGGTACTATCTTTATGTCAATACCAACTCTTCTTGATCCTAGTCTAGCGCCCTCCGGCTATCACATCATGCACGTTTTTACCCCCAGTTATATGGATTATTGGCAAGATTTATCACCTCAACAGTATGAATATAAAAAGGAGGAGGGCGCTGGAAGAATAATTGAGCGCTTAGAAAAATATTTTCCCGGCTTAGATGCTGGTTTGGATTATATGGAAATCGGCACACCGCGCACCCATCGGCGCTTTTTAGGTCGTCAAAATGGTACATATGGACCTATTCCTAGCCGTAAATTGAGGGGATTATTAGCAATGCCTTTTAATCGTACCAGTATCAAAAACCTTTATTGTGTTGGCGATAGCACTTTTCCTGGACAAGGTTTAAATGCCGTTGCCTTTTCTGGCTTTAGCTGTGCGCATCGCATTGCGGTGGATTTGGGATATTAA
- the ccsB gene encoding c-type cytochrome biogenesis protein CcsB, translated as MDLINLQNTLDNLSFAVLFLAMLLYWVGSALPSLTILPKLGKTGVIIANMAMATLLLARWIEGGYFPLSNLYESLFFLAWGITTVHLIAEGMSQSRLVGVVTTPVLMGITAFATMSLPAEMQHSEPLVPALKSNWLMMHVSVMMLSYSALMVGALVALAFLILTQGKEIELKGSSVGTGAYRNVKKFNFSNSLAMEGKGATAVLTKSEVVNLSPARLNLVDTLDNISYRIIGLGFPLLTIGIISGAVWANEAWGSYWSWDPKETWALITWLVFAAYLHARITKGWQGRKPAIIAGTGFFVVWICYLGVNLLGKGLHSYGWFF; from the coding sequence ATGGATTTAATTAATTTACAAAATACTTTAGATAATCTTTCTTTCGCCGTTTTATTTTTGGCGATGTTGCTTTATTGGGTGGGTAGCGCCCTCCCCTCTTTGACGATATTACCCAAGTTAGGCAAAACTGGGGTGATTATTGCCAATATGGCTATGGCTACTCTTTTATTAGCCCGATGGATTGAAGGGGGTTATTTCCCTTTGAGTAATCTTTATGAGTCTTTATTTTTCTTGGCTTGGGGCATCACTACAGTACATTTGATCGCTGAGGGAATGAGTCAAAGTCGTTTGGTGGGAGTGGTGACAACTCCAGTTTTAATGGGTATTACTGCTTTTGCTACTATGTCATTACCTGCGGAAATGCAACACAGTGAGCCTTTAGTTCCAGCGTTAAAATCAAATTGGTTGATGATGCACGTTAGTGTAATGATGCTCAGTTATTCCGCTTTGATGGTGGGCGCTTTGGTAGCCCTTGCCTTTCTGATTTTAACTCAAGGCAAAGAAATTGAGCTTAAAGGTAGTTCTGTGGGTACGGGCGCTTATCGTAACGTGAAAAAATTTAATTTTAGTAACTCTCTAGCCATGGAGGGGAAGGGCGCTACGGCAGTTTTAACAAAATCAGAAGTAGTTAATCTTTCCCCAGCGCGCCTCAACCTAGTGGATACCCTCGATAATATCAGTTACCGCATCATCGGTTTAGGGTTTCCTTTACTAACCATTGGCATCATATCGGGCGCTGTATGGGCAAATGAGGCTTGGGGCTCTTATTGGAGTTGGGACCCGAAGGAAACTTGGGCGTTGATCACTTGGTTAGTATTTGCCGCTTATTTACACGCTCGTATTACCAAAGGTTGGCAGGGCAGAAAACCTGCCATTATCGCTGGTACAGGGTTTTTTGTGGTTTGGATATGCTATCTTGGGGTAAATCTTCTTGGCAAAGGCTTACATTCCTACGGTTGGTTTTTTTAG
- a CDS encoding NAD-dependent succinate-semialdehyde dehydrogenase yields MMITSINPYNNEVIQTFPALTDAEIDAKLSLAEDTFQNYRKTSLELRAEKLRRAAEILEESAPDWAKLITLEMGKPINSALAEVIKSASVCRYYADHGAEFLANKIVNTEATLSYVNYQPLGVILAVMPWNYPFWQVFRFVAPCLMAGNVALLKHASNVPQCALAIATILKGAGFSKGVFQSLLIGASQVEGIIRDDRVKGVTLTGSETAGSSVAKVAGEELKKTVLELGGSDPFIVLEDADLEEASTVAVQARIMNNGQSCIGAKRFILQEEIAPVFTQLLVQKFQALKIGDPSLEDTDLGPLATPDILADLEKQVNTTISMGGRALVGGKSITSKGNFYPPTILTDIPPHSPGMDEEFFGPVALLFTVKNVKEAINLANSSRFGLGASVWTHNEKYIDACIRDLESGSVFINGLVKSNVRLPFGGIKKSGYGRELGKEGILEFVNIKTIWQK; encoded by the coding sequence ATTATGATTACCAGTATCAATCCTTACAATAACGAAGTAATCCAAACATTTCCTGCTTTGACAGATGCAGAAATTGACGCAAAATTAAGCCTAGCAGAAGATACTTTTCAAAATTACCGCAAAACTTCCTTGGAGTTGAGGGCGGAAAAATTAAGGCGCGCTGCGGAAATATTAGAAGAATCAGCGCCCGACTGGGCAAAACTAATCACCCTCGAAATGGGCAAACCCATTAACAGCGCCCTTGCCGAAGTAATAAAATCTGCCTCTGTATGTCGTTACTATGCCGATCATGGCGCTGAATTTCTAGCTAATAAAATCGTTAACACCGAAGCCACCCTTAGCTATGTAAACTATCAGCCTTTAGGGGTTATTTTAGCCGTGATGCCTTGGAATTACCCTTTTTGGCAAGTTTTTCGGTTTGTTGCGCCATGCCTCATGGCTGGGAATGTAGCCCTATTAAAACACGCTTCCAATGTGCCTCAATGTGCCTTAGCCATTGCGACTATTTTGAAGGGCGCTGGATTCTCCAAGGGAGTATTTCAATCCCTGTTAATTGGTGCTTCTCAAGTGGAAGGTATCATCAGAGATGATCGTGTTAAAGGTGTTACCCTAACGGGCAGTGAAACGGCTGGTAGTAGCGTGGCGAAAGTGGCTGGAGAAGAGTTGAAAAAAACTGTTTTGGAGTTGGGCGGAAGTGATCCTTTTATTGTCTTAGAAGATGCTGATTTAGAGGAAGCCTCCACCGTTGCTGTACAAGCTAGAATCATGAATAATGGTCAATCCTGCATCGGTGCTAAACGTTTTATCCTGCAAGAAGAAATAGCGCCCGTCTTCACACAATTATTAGTACAAAAGTTTCAAGCTCTCAAAATAGGTGATCCTAGCCTTGAGGATACGGATTTAGGTCCCTTAGCGACTCCCGATATTTTAGCGGATTTAGAAAAACAGGTTAATACTACCATTAGTATGGGAGGGAGGGCGCTGGTAGGTGGCAAATCCATCACTAGCAAAGGCAATTTTTATCCCCCTACCATTTTGACTGATATTCCTCCCCATTCTCCGGGCATGGATGAGGAGTTTTTTGGTCCGGTTGCCTTACTATTCACCGTTAAAAATGTGAAAGAAGCCATTAATCTTGCCAATAGTAGTCGTTTTGGTTTAGGCGCTTCGGTATGGACTCATAATGAAAAATATATCGATGCTTGTATCCGTGATTTGGAGTCGGGTTCGGTATTTATCAATGGTTTAGTAAAGTCTAACGTGCGCTTACCTTTTGGTGGTATCAAAAAATCTGGTTATGGTCGAGAATTGGGCAAAGAAGGTATCCTAGAGTTTGTCAATATCAAAACTATTTGGCAAAAATAG
- a CDS encoding DUF5615 family PIN-like protein has translation MKLLFDHNLSPRLVNILADIYPNSNHLYLMGLDQQPDTIVWEIARQQNYIIVTKDSDFNELSSPIQNTF, from the coding sequence ATGAAATTGCTTTTTGATCACAACTTATCCCCACGTTTGGTAAACATCTTAGCAGATATTTATCCTAATTCTAATCATCTTTATTTAATGGGATTAGATCAACAACCCGATACCATTGTTTGGGAAATAGCACGACAACAAAACTATATTATTGTCACTAAAGATTCAGATTTTAATGAACTATCTTCTCCTATCCAAAATACTTTTTAG
- a CDS encoding SpoIIE family protein phosphatase has product MLFGNTDGVTDARSPNREFFRNKRLEGIWQQPFNSSQKLVETVKDQVLAHIATADQFDDITMLAIRRGDQ; this is encoded by the coding sequence ATTCTTTTCGGTAATACGGATGGTGTCACCGACGCGCGCTCACCAAATCGGGAATTTTTCCGCAACAAAAGATTGGAAGGCATTTGGCAACAACCGTTTAACTCCTCACAAAAGTTAGTAGAAACAGTTAAAGATCAAGTTTTAGCGCACATCGCCACGGCAGATCAATTTGATGACATTACCATGTTAGCCATTCGTAGAGGAGATCAATAA
- a CDS encoding DUF433 domain-containing protein yields the protein MSYKDIITIESGKRSGKPCIRGMRITVYDVLSYLASGMTYEEILIDFPYLTKEDILACLSYAADRERKTVLVNQ from the coding sequence ATGTCATACAAAGATATTATTACCATAGAATCAGGAAAAAGAAGTGGAAAACCTTGTATTAGAGGCATGAGAATTACAGTTTATGATGTTCTTTCCTATCTTGCTTCAGGAATGACTTATGAAGAAATATTAATAGATTTTCCTTATTTAACGAAAGAAGATATTTTGGCTTGTTTAAGTTACGCTGCCGATCGTGAGCGTAAAACTGTTTTAGTTAACCAATGA